Within Tenebrio molitor chromosome 3, icTenMoli1.1, whole genome shotgun sequence, the genomic segment ATTtgttttgaacgctcgttacatTACAAGTCATTTgggaaagaataaaaaaacacaaggATGTTCGTCACgggtttttaattattacgaTTAAGTAACCAccaaatttgatttagtttccTAATTAAGTTCAGTTCAAgcgaaaattgaaattgaaattgtacattttaaaGAAGTTATGGTTAATTGACACACTTGAAACAAAAAGGGAGAgagggagagagagagagagagagagagagagagagagagagagagttTGTAACGGGCAGTGTTTCAAGTTACACCCgatcacactgtatattagcctgcaccaaattaaattccaTTTAGTGCACGTCGGGACGGAATTATTCCgtcgttttaaattaacgatcgctttaattaaatgacAAGCTATGGCGTGTGATTACAGTAGCCTTTAGTTTTATCTAAATCAACGAAATGACGTTCGTTGCGAGCGATTTGTGTGAAAACCCGATGGAGCTGgtcaatttttcaattttctccGGAAAAGCGTCCAACTCGCGACAGTCCGATAATGAGGGTCGACtccgttttctttttttaatttcggaGAGCCCTTCAGCTCCTCGACTTCCAACGAATCGACTCGCACCGAACATAATAGAGGTGCAGGAAAAGATAAAAGGGATTTATGGTCCGGCGTCGGCCACTCCAAAGGACCTAACTGTTGACCTGAACATGCAGATAACCACACACGCCGTCCCCGAAGGATACTCTAATGGGCCGCCGCGCCGCAAATCTCTCACTTTCCAGTTCAAACAGGGCTCCGGTTTAGACAAACAATCgcttttgaaatgtatacAAGCGAATTCCGCGAGCGGCAGACGGAAAATCGGAGAAAAACTCCCCTCCGACGGCGAGACAAAGCCGCCCCCGACGCCGCATCGGGACGGCGGTGCATTAATAACGAGATTATGGGGCTTCAATTAACGGAATAATTACGCGGATTAGCTCTAACCTAATAAATCTGAAATACGCACTCGACGTGTTTATTGCAGGTTTATGAATAAACCTGCGGGACACCTGTTGAATAATCGGGACGGCGGGATCGGGTATTTTTGATAATTGGGGGCGGCGAGCCAAGGAGGACATCGGGGCGAGATTCCTGCAATGACCGCACTATCGATTGGGCCGAGATTAATTTCTGTGTTTCTTTGGGTGCTTCGCCGACGAATTATTAGGAATTACGGCGGAAACGCCGCTTTTCCGACCCGCGGCGTGGGCTTGCAAAATGAAATCCTTGCTGCCGCGGGCTGGGGACTTTCAAAGGAGTTTCGCTGTCCACCCCTGCATTTCCTTTATTTTCCCGGCTTCCTCTCGGAATTATTGCAGGATTGTTGCTTGCGAcgttttaacaaaatatttttcttagaTTTTTACCACGAATGAGGACGAAACGTGTAGGTTCAAGGGTTCACAAAGTGGATTTTTCTTTATCAGAAATGTGACATTATAGAGATTCTTTAAAGGGACGTGGGTAGAGCAAGAACATTTGTTATGTTCGGGTCAGGACCGGCTTCAGGCACCCCAGCAAAAACACCGCATCTGCGCTGTCATAATCACACTTTCATTAAATTGTGCTCAACTTTGAGTTAaccgaacaaaatttaatctagGAAAAAATCGGCTACGTAGGAGAAAAAATCAGACATTTCTTTAAGAAGTTCAGGACAATATAAATAAcacttataaataaaaatatttggttAGTTTCTTCGGTGATAAAATCTGCTAATCCAGGTAACAAATTTGTTGTGAGCAAGAATGCAAGAACAAGTGTATGACTAATAAAATAGAAAGCAAACCATTGTAAATTACTCAACGAGCATGCAATAGTTGGCGCACGATCGTAGGCGAGTGAGTAATAGCCATTGCACGCGAGTAGAATACGATACTTTTTCTGCGACGTCATTTTCTCTCTCgtaattcatttattatttcatgCGATGATTTTCAAAAGCAATTTTGCACAAATAGTCTCTCTTTGGGACTGAAGAGAGAACATTGAAAGACGAATCCAACGTTGTCAGTCTTATCCCTTCGACTGGTTAGTTAGAAAGCTATGacagtttcaaaattttgaaattttgcgaaaaTGTTTTCTCCAGAATCCTATCCAAATCGGGTTTATGTTAAAATATTAGATGCCCTGATTTCAGAAACAGCAAAATTCCTCCCACAGACATCATTTCGTCATTTGGGAGTCGAAATGATGAGGCTTGAGGGCAAGTTTAAGGCTCGATAACTCAGCTAATTATGAGTCGAATCTCAACTCATTTGCACCAAATTCATCAGGAGAATGAGACGAAGCCAACGAATCCAAAATCATCCTCGTAGCTCCAATAATAAGCGAGATCGTGAGCAAACCGGAAAGAACTTGGATAggtcgaaaattaaaaaaatttgcccATCTCGAATGTGATTCACAGGATAGAGTTTGATGAAATAAGTGCATAGAAGGAGGAGTCATTGCGAAAAAAGTTGGGCGTAAAAaacgtgaaaaataaataaaataatgtttttgccATTCTTTCTTAACTGCCAAAACTAGTTCAATACCTCTTgatatttcaaaatcaataTTGCAATGTGTCATAGCAAGTTTATAGTCTAACCACAACCCGTGAGTTAGTAAATAAGTAGTGCGTTATGACTTTATGACTCACGGCCGTGGATAATGCATTGCATTACTTAACAGTAAACGCGTATTTAATGAATGCATTATTTAAAAGGAGTGCAACAATTCTCTCTTTAAACATCGCCGTTTcactcaaaatattttaggATCTTTTGAATTTCTACAACACTTCAATTTCgtaaactaattaaaattgttgaagaatATATTAATGCTTTGGGAAAATACATTGAAAAACTTGTCAGACTTATgtttcaagaaaaaattaaatgttacgaATAAGAAAAAATTGCGTCTGGTTATGAAAGTAATTTTCAAGAAGAACTTGATCATCTGAACCTACTCCAGACAGATGGTAAAAAAGTACAGCTTCTAAGCGTTGCTGTCATATTCAGAACgatttttaaactttaaatttaagttatCAGATAAATTAAGTAAAAGTAGACGTATCTGTTAAGAAACTATGTTCATAATGAAAAGTCGTTTAAAAAacctacaaaataaattcttaaTAAAGTAAATTGCTTGTCAGATAAAAGGGGAAAAATCTCCTTGCTCTATTAATTCTAGTCAGAGAacagtttgtaaaaaatccatCGCGATAAATGTCCTAAGAAACTAATTCCTCACTGTCTAAATGTGGTTTTTGCGAATATGTCACGAGTAAGAAAACtttggaaataataaaaaaaatagttcgTTGTGACAAAGAgctgtaaaaaaataagagattggtatgtatttgaaaaattattctttCACACCTGCGTCGCGCACGGAGGTGATGTCTCGAGATGTGGAGCGTTGAATGAATTTAGCGtaaattatatacagggtgtatctgaaatgcacgtcttaattttaacacttagcagagcttgttaaatgaaatgttttttctatttaaattttttacgaaaaagcgttacaaattgatttaaaatttgaagcaAATGAGACATCAAAATGTAATGTACCCACCTATGGGTAAGGGAAAAAAATGTCTGTTCtgatagaaacggagcctTGTGGAAAAAGTTACTTTGttagagaaaaaattaaacaattaatcactagttaatcacacaaaacaacaaaaattagggGGCAAGAAAACATGGAATATCTTTGtgaattttgcaaattgttatagagaaaaggttcataaattggcgagttcctccacaggttaaaattaatacacgtatttcagatacaccctgtataatctttCTAAATCGCCGAACCCACAGTCAGAAAACGTGACAATACCTACACCCACgatgattttttctttcaatgaATGTCAAACATTTGAAAAGGCTACACCCTAAAGATGTGAAAAGGGCTTCAATGCACCCCTGTCTGGCCCCACTCGCTCTAATCCCATTCGGATTCCACCCACTCGTACAGCACACTTTAATTCACTTTACCCGGAAACAGCACCTGAATCCATCATATCTCGAAATTGGTGaactttttgacaatttcTCCGAACATCTCATTTAAGCGTGAAACGCATCCTCTAAGCCACTTTGTCGAAATCCCACCACAAAATAGCGAAAAAATGCCAGAACAGGCTTACCTGCACCGTCCCCACCAAGATGGCCGACGTATCCGGCGCCATCAAGCTCCCAGTCTCGGCGAAGATGTTCCCGGTGTAGAAAAGCACGGCGTTGATGCCGCTCATCTGTTGGAAAACCATCAACCCCAGGGACACAATCAGCCCGTTGAGGGTGGCCCTGCAGCTGAACAAATCCGACAGCTTGGCCTTGTTGGTGTTGGCTTCTTTGATGTCGTCCGCGATCCTCAAGAGCTCTTCATCCAGGTTGTAGTGGCGCCCTCTGAAGTACTCCAGCGACTTGCGGGCGGCGTCCACGCGGCCCTTGCCGTACAGGTAGACCGGCGTCTCGGGCATGAAGGAGAACGCCACCAGGAACAAGATCGGGAAGACGGAGGAGGTGAGGGCCAAGCACTTGAAGGATGCGACCGTCCCTCCTGAAATGCGGCACACGTGACAAGCATCCACCCAACACACAGAGAGGAGCCGGAACGGATAAGATTCCTctcttttattattcattccGGCCTTTTGCTTAAGAGCTTACGTGCTTTTGTAATGTTTTATTCGCGAACCCCACAAAGGGGATTATTCAACGgggaaaatttaattccaGGGCTGAAATGACTAATTTGGGAGAAGAATGGCCGAAAATGGGATTCGGATGCGTCGCAGCCTCGCCAGATTTCGCGTTCGTCGCGGATTAATCCGGATTGACAGGTGAAGGGTGGTACCTGTCAACGCGCATTTCgctatgaaattaatttcgcgGCGCCGTCAAGCCTGTCAATCCCCCTGTCAAATTTACGAAAggaattattttcattgcggGAAGCGACACAACACAGCCGACTCCCATTTTGTTGGATGCGAGGGCGCTAAATGTGAAAGGTCACGTGAGAACTGTCAATACCGAGAAGAATATCTGCACTCCCGAAAAAAACCTCGCCGATTAAGTTGTTTTGGTTTGTTTATCGTGTTTACAAAACAACGCAACTTGTCCGTTTCTTGAACAAATCCGGAAAATTCCAGTGGGACCGGTTTTCCGCGCACGTGGCGCCATCTGGCAAGCGAGGCGCCATTTCCGCATAGCTCTCTGCTTCCTTACCTAACAAATACTCCAAAAGCACTCCAACCGTGATCTGCACTTGGAAGAAGGTGCCCAGCGTGCCCCTGATCGACGTGTGCGCTAGTTCCGCCACGTACATGGGGGCGGCGACACTCACACCCCCGATCGCCAGCCCCGCCACGAATCTCGCAACGTACAAAGCCTCGACGCGGTTGCTGTGAAAGATTAGTCCAGTTAGGGAGTTTGGGGGGAAAATGTGACGTACCCATAAGCGATGGTCAACCAGGAGACAAACAACGGGAGGGCAAGCATCTGGAGGGTGCGTTTGCGTCCGATAAAGTTGGAGATGCTGCCGGTGGGGATGGCCCCCAAGCACGCCCCCAGGGTTAGGAGGGAGCCGATCCAGGCGCCCTGCGCTTCGGTGATCTTTCGTTCGGACTTTTCCAACATCGGGAGGGCTGGGGAGGTCCAGGTGAGGCACATCCCCAAGCAAAGGGCGATCAAAGTTGCTGGGGAAACAAGACAAATGACGCACAAGATTGTTgtgaaatttgaattgatgGTGTTTTGGCTAGATTTGCGTCAAATCTTTTTTTAGCGATTTTTATCAGGACTCGAGACTTACCTAAAGTTGAGGCCAGGAATTGGGGGAATTTCTTGGGCACGGATTCGGACTTCTCCGACAAGGTCAGCCGGGTCCTGGAGTTTTCGCTCTGGAGAACCTTCGAGTGCATTTTCGAATTGTTTACATTGACACTAAATAAATCACTGGAGCACTAGTGGATCCCAGCACATGTGGCTGAGATTTAATTCCACTTTGTTTTCGACGCCTTTATATAACTTTTGGAAATAGTTAACCCCGAGGTCACTTGATAGCGTTTTTCATTATCACAAGCCCAGCCCCTGCTTTACAATTTGAGAGGACTTTGATACCGTTTTTTCTGCAACCAGAATACTCTGATAAGTCTACAGAAACTGAACGGAATTACCAGATTTCACAGCAGAAATATGCTTTCCCGCTGCAATAAAATTGCTATCTGAAGGTTAATAATATTGGTAAAATAGTTCATAAAATGGCAGGTGCATATTTTTATCgcaactttaaaattaaaaattattgcttTAGTTTTAAGAGAACTTTTTATCACTTAcagtaaatttgaaaattatgaatcaaacaaaactttttaattagTAAATGCACTTAAGAAATCGCTACTTGGATGTTACGTAAATCTAATAAAATGCAGTTTAGACACTCCTAAAACATTAAGTAGACATTCTTAAAACATTGTTGGCATTGCACCAAAACTTTCATCATAGCTCCAATAATAAATGAGAATAAAGCAAAATTGTCTTGGAGAGttcgaaatttcaatttttttaccatCACCAAGCCAGGCCAATGGTGATCCACGTGAAAGATCTTGATGAAGGAATTCCACAAGAGTTGGAACAATTACTCTAAGATCGTAGGAAAAAAAGTTGGGAggaaaaaatttgcaaaataagagttttttacaattttctcCGAAAGTACAATGACAAAAGGAATCTCTTTTGGACTCAGAAAAGGACATTGAAAGACGGACCCAATGGTGTCAAACTTATGCCTTCGGCTGGCTTAGTTAGGGAacgatgacaatttcaaatttttgaaaatttggaaaaaacccTTTGGACTTttgcgaaaatgtttcttcCAGAGTCCTATCCAAATAGAGGTCAAGTTTAAGGCTCGCTAACTCAACTAATTATAAGCCGAATCTCAACTTATTTGCACCAAAATGATCAGAAGGACGAGACGAAGCCAACGAATCCAAAATCTTCCTCGTAGCTCCAATAGTAAGCGAGATCGTGAGCAAACTGGACAGAACTTGGATAGgtccaaaattcaaaaattttacccAGTCCAGACCAGTGGTGACCCACGTGTGAAAGAGCTTGATGAGAGAAGTGCATAGGAGGAGGAATTATTGCTCTAAAATCATTGCGAAAAAAGTTGGGCGTAAAAAATGTGCAAAATAAAGTTTTCTGCCATTTTCTCCTAAACCACCAAGACTAATCCATTACCTCTTGGATTGAAAAGAGAATGTTGAAAAAGGAATCCATCCCTCTTGCTGTTTTAATTGAGGAGCTATGACCGTttgaaatttaagaaaaagtACCAAAGGGgtattttttggattttagTGAAACAGTTTTTCTCCGGAATCCTATCCAAATCGGGATTACGTTAAGTATTGGATGACTTGATTTCAGAAACCGAAAAATTCTTCCCGCAGACAGCATTTTGTCATTTGGGAGTCGAAATAATGACACTTGAGATCAAGTTCAATTAAGGCTCAATAACTCCACTAATTGTAAGCTCAATCTCAACTTTTTGCACCAGATTTATCAGAAGGACGAGACGAAGGGAAGGCATCCAAAATCTTCCTCGTAGCTCCAATAATAAGCGAGATCGTGAGCAAATCGGAAAGACCTTGGATAGGtccaaaattcaaaatgtttgcaTCGTCTCGAGTGTGGTCCAGTCCAGACCAGTGGTGATCCACGTGATAGAGCTTGATGAAAGAAATGCGTAAGAGGAGGAATTATTGCTCTAAAGTCATAGCaaaaaaagttgaagttaaaaaatttgaaaaataatgttttctcCCATTTTCTCCCAAACCACCACGACTAATCCATTACCTATTCGATTGAAAAGAGAATGTTGAAAGAGGAATACAATAGTGCAAGCTCATCCCTCTAGCTGTTTTAATTAGGGAGCTAtgaccgtttgaaatttttggaaaaaagtaCCAAAGGCgtattttttggattttagTGAAACAGTTTTTCTCCGGAATCCTATCCAAATCGGGATTACGTTAAGTATTGGATGACCTGATTTCAGAAACCGCAAAATTCTTCCCGCAGACGGCATTTCGTCATTTCGAGTCGAAATGATGACGCTCGAGGTCAAGTTTAATGGTCGATAACTCGGCTAATTATAAGCCAAATCTCAACTTTTTGCACCAGATTCATCAAAAAGACGAGACGAAGTCAACGCATCCAAAATCTTCCGCGTAGCTTCATTAATAAGCGAGATCGTGAGCAAACCGGAAAGAACATGGATAGgtccaaaattcaaaatttttgcaccgTCTCGAGTTTGGTCCAGTCCAGACCAGTGGTGAGCTACGTGATAGAGCTTGATGAAAGAAGTACATAGGAAAAGGAATTATTGCTCTAAAGTCATTGCaaaaaaagttgaagttaaaaaatgtgaaaaataatgttttctgCCATTTTCTCTTAAACCACCAAGACTAATCCATTACCTCTTGGATTGAAAAGAGAATGTTGAAAGAGGAATCTCTCGAGCTGTTTTAATTAGGGAGCTATGatcgtttgaaatttttgaaaaaaaaagtaccaAAGGTgtattttttggattttagtaaaatattttttctgggGAATCCTATtcattaatataattttagattttctgatttaaaattcagaaagttcctttaagaatttttttcccaTATTGGTTCGGCTTTTCCTATTTACTTTTAGTCTCGTAAGCtgcaattacaattttcaacatttttaaattctcataAATGACAAACTGAGAATGACAAATCTTGTCCACTTTCTTCGTCAGACTTAGATTTCCTAAACtcactttttcaaatatgtaatcGTTACTTTGCTAATAATTTCTCAAACTTTCTACAACCATAAAAAGAGCCAAGCCAACACCCGCTCGAcataaaattccccaaaaaAACTACACCGACTTccaatttaattgaaa encodes:
- the LOC138125685 gene encoding facilitated trehalose transporter Tret1-like encodes the protein MHSKVLQSENSRTRLTLSEKSESVPKKFPQFLASTLATLIALCLGMCLTWTSPALPMLEKSERKITEAQGAWIGSLLTLGACLGAIPTGSISNFIGRKRTLQMLALPLFVSWLTIAYGNRVEALYVARFVAGLAIGGVSVAAPMYVAELAHTSIRGTLGTFFQVQITVGVLLEYLLGGTVASFKCLALTSSVFPILFLVAFSFMPETPVYLYGKGRVDAARKSLEYFRGRHYNLDEELLRIADDIKEANTNKAKLSDLFSCRATLNGLIVSLGLMVFQQMSGINAVLFYTGNIFAETGSLMAPDTSAILVGTVQLIATLLSTLLIDRAGRKILLFISSFVMCVCLVSLGIYFHLKQTHDLSYLSVLPLVTLAVFIVVFSIGLGPIPWIMMGEIFTPKNKGVASSVSASFNWILAFTVTNQFQNMTGTWGTGVTFIIFGIICGIGALFVGFLVPETKGKDIDEVQNLLLESSVLNCTCRRTESV